A region from the Algoriphagus machipongonensis genome encodes:
- a CDS encoding M1 family metallopeptidase — MNMNKLGLIASLALLSVTSVFAQNRSEQNHAERFEQLGPMLRTPNVYRTASGAPGHMYWQQQANYVINVELDDENQSIKGSEKVTYINNSPDQLTYLWVQLEENQRGADSQSPKVAESSINRGMTLRSLQGIIWANEDYGYKVLEVKDAKGNPLPVTVNNTMMRIDLPTPLKAGDSFTFGVDWSFNITNRVGYISGRPGYEYFEEDGNYLYTMAEWFPRMAVYSDFEGWQNKQFLGRGEFALVFGNYEVNITVPADHMVGATGVLQNPNQVLSSTELDRWNKAKQTYDAPVVIRTQEEATELEKGKSTEKKTWKFKAENVRDFAWTSSRKFIWDAMAVKQGGKDVMAMSYYGKEANPLWGQYSTRVVAHTIKSYSSHTFDYPYPTAISVEAANGMEYPMICFNYGRPDSDGTYSEAVKNGMIGVIIHEVGHNFFPMIVNSDERQWTWMDEGLNTFMQYMAEQEWDRNFPSRRGPAHKIVPYMRSEKNTLEPIMTNSENIVQFGPNAYAKPATALNILRETVMGRELFDYAFKEYARRWMFKHPTPDDLFRTLEDASAVDLDWFWRGWFYGTEPVDISIENVAWYKLDQRTPAERAADAKAAAEYEETNVSKTANMKDVPETVIEADPATRDFYTTYNPFEVTPSDEEAYKNFMASLSPEEKELLNSNMNFYEINFKNVGGLVMPIILEWQYTDGTTEIDRIPAEIWRMNETEVTKVFAKEKEVKQIVLDPFRETADIDESSNYWPRQYQPTRFELYKNSGAARGTSTGSNPMKRAKNN; from the coding sequence ATGAATATGAATAAATTAGGATTAATAGCTTCCTTAGCTCTGTTGAGCGTGACCAGTGTTTTTGCTCAAAATAGATCTGAGCAAAACCATGCGGAGCGCTTTGAGCAGCTAGGGCCAATGCTTCGCACACCCAACGTGTACAGAACCGCATCTGGAGCTCCTGGCCATATGTATTGGCAGCAGCAAGCAAACTATGTGATCAATGTGGAATTGGATGACGAAAACCAATCCATCAAAGGATCTGAAAAAGTCACTTACATCAATAATTCACCTGACCAACTCACCTACCTATGGGTACAGTTGGAGGAAAACCAGCGTGGAGCGGATTCTCAGTCACCTAAGGTTGCTGAAAGTTCCATCAATAGGGGAATGACGCTTCGTTCCCTTCAAGGGATTATCTGGGCAAATGAGGACTATGGCTATAAAGTTTTGGAAGTAAAAGATGCCAAAGGAAATCCACTTCCAGTGACAGTGAATAATACCATGATGAGAATTGATTTGCCAACTCCTCTGAAAGCTGGTGATTCATTTACTTTCGGTGTGGACTGGTCTTTCAATATCACGAATAGAGTAGGATATATCTCGGGTCGTCCGGGTTATGAATATTTCGAAGAAGATGGAAACTACCTGTACACCATGGCTGAGTGGTTCCCAAGAATGGCCGTTTACTCGGATTTCGAAGGATGGCAAAACAAGCAATTCCTAGGTAGAGGAGAGTTTGCTTTGGTATTTGGAAATTACGAAGTGAATATTACCGTTCCTGCGGACCATATGGTTGGAGCAACGGGCGTGTTACAAAACCCAAACCAGGTGCTTTCCTCTACAGAATTGGATCGATGGAACAAAGCAAAGCAGACTTATGATGCTCCTGTCGTGATCAGAACGCAAGAAGAAGCTACGGAATTGGAAAAAGGAAAATCCACTGAGAAGAAGACCTGGAAGTTCAAAGCTGAGAATGTAAGAGATTTTGCCTGGACTTCTTCCCGTAAGTTTATCTGGGATGCCATGGCTGTGAAGCAAGGCGGAAAAGATGTGATGGCGATGTCTTATTATGGCAAGGAAGCCAATCCACTTTGGGGTCAATATTCTACTCGCGTAGTGGCTCATACCATCAAATCTTACTCCAGCCATACCTTCGATTACCCTTATCCAACAGCGATCTCCGTGGAGGCTGCGAATGGAATGGAGTATCCAATGATCTGTTTCAACTATGGTCGTCCTGATTCGGATGGTACTTATTCTGAAGCGGTGAAAAACGGAATGATCGGAGTGATTATCCACGAAGTGGGACACAACTTCTTCCCGATGATTGTTAACTCTGACGAACGTCAGTGGACTTGGATGGATGAAGGCTTGAATACCTTTATGCAATACATGGCTGAGCAGGAGTGGGATCGTAATTTCCCTTCCAGAAGAGGTCCAGCTCATAAAATCGTTCCTTACATGAGAAGCGAGAAAAACACCTTGGAGCCGATCATGACCAACTCTGAAAACATTGTACAGTTCGGTCCAAATGCTTATGCAAAGCCTGCAACTGCCTTGAACATCCTGAGAGAGACTGTGATGGGCCGTGAGCTATTCGATTATGCTTTCAAAGAATATGCAAGGAGATGGATGTTTAAGCACCCTACTCCGGACGATTTATTCAGAACCTTGGAAGATGCTTCAGCAGTGGATTTGGATTGGTTCTGGAGAGGATGGTTCTATGGTACTGAGCCCGTGGATATCTCCATTGAAAATGTCGCTTGGTATAAGTTAGATCAGCGAACTCCTGCCGAGAGAGCTGCAGATGCAAAAGCAGCAGCAGAATATGAGGAAACAAATGTTTCTAAAACGGCAAACATGAAAGATGTTCCTGAGACAGTGATCGAAGCAGACCCTGCTACCAGAGATTTCTATACGACCTACAATCCATTTGAGGTAACTCCTTCAGACGAGGAAGCTTATAAGAATTTCATGGCGAGCCTTTCTCCAGAAGAGAAGGAGTTGTTGAATTCGAATATGAATTTTTATGAAATCAACTTCAAAAACGTGGGTGGATTGGTGATGCCGATTATTCTGGAATGGCAGTATACAGATGGAACTACAGAAATTGATAGAATCCCTGCAGAAATCTGGAGAATGAATGAAACAGAAGTGACGAAGGTATTTGCCAAGGAAAAAGAGGTGA
- a CDS encoding HupE/UreJ family protein: MDSFQLYFRLGVQHILDIQGYDHILFVLALCAVFIPRDWRKILVLVTAFTIGHSLTLALATFKVIQVNTELIEFLIPVTIAITSFISLVRPKPASGKGVTINYIFALFFGLIHGLGFSNYLRSLLGREISIWKPLLAFNLGLELGQIVIVTAFLLLTSIMVEMSKVSRKEWTLIVSSFVFGIALMLMLEMKFW, from the coding sequence ATGGATTCCTTTCAATTATATTTTCGTTTGGGTGTTCAACATATTTTGGACATTCAAGGTTACGATCACATCTTATTTGTATTGGCCCTTTGTGCGGTTTTCATTCCTAGAGACTGGAGAAAAATTCTTGTCTTGGTTACTGCATTTACAATTGGTCATTCACTGACTTTGGCTTTGGCCACTTTCAAGGTAATTCAAGTAAATACCGAATTGATTGAATTCCTAATTCCAGTTACGATTGCCATTACCTCATTTATTAGCTTGGTAAGACCTAAACCAGCTTCAGGAAAAGGCGTCACAATAAATTACATTTTCGCCTTGTTCTTTGGACTGATCCATGGGCTCGGCTTTTCCAATTATTTGAGGAGTTTATTGGGAAGGGAGATCTCCATTTGGAAGCCGCTATTGGCATTTAATTTAGGTCTGGAGCTTGGGCAAATCGTAATCGTAACGGCATTTTTGCTATTGACTTCTATCATGGTGGAAATGTCCAAAGTATCCCGAAAGGAATGGACATTGATAGTCTCTTCCTTTGTATTCGGCATTGCCCTCATGCTGATGTTAGAAATGAAATTTTGGTAA
- a CDS encoding DUF6702 family protein, whose translation MQHLYICLISWGWLAFTHPFFISLTEIRYNENSQKLEIAQKIFWDDLELSMEEYLGTHVDVLNSSNKDQLDEQFQKYLLDHQNIKVNGKEIELSIIGYEIEEEAFWFYLESAQTPFENSIEVENSILIAEHETQQNIVQIYVDGKSPKSLLLRKGHEKEILQF comes from the coding sequence ATGCAACATCTTTACATATGCCTGATTTCTTGGGGATGGTTGGCTTTCACTCATCCATTTTTTATCAGTCTGACAGAAATCAGATACAATGAGAATAGCCAAAAGTTAGAAATTGCTCAAAAAATCTTTTGGGATGATCTGGAGCTTTCTATGGAGGAATATTTAGGAACCCATGTGGATGTTTTGAACAGCAGCAACAAAGATCAGCTGGACGAACAATTCCAAAAATATTTGCTGGATCATCAAAATATCAAGGTGAATGGCAAGGAAATTGAACTTTCTATTATTGGTTACGAAATTGAGGAAGAGGCTTTTTGGTTTTACCTGGAGTCGGCCCAAACTCCCTTTGAAAACTCCATTGAGGTGGAAAATTCTATCCTCATCGCCGAGCATGAAACCCAGCAAAATATTGTGCAGATCTATGTTGACGGCAAGAGTCCCAAAAGTTTGCTTTTGAGGAAAGGTCATGAAAAAGAAATCCTCCAGTTTTAA
- a CDS encoding CAP domain-containing protein yields MNIYQEIAIPLIRVYLTLVSLCLPSLLFAQNWSEKDYERYTIAEFYELDAIYQPIDFEHIDRPLLHAAIFYVTNEMRQKRRLPLFKHLPTAEKVAKDHADDMVKYDFYSHYSKVPGKKFLTDRMKLEGMDPYCYAENISSSNGLQYEYGRRVNPPGPKGVFTYASRSRKEEIVPHTYISFARSVLILWMNSRTHKNNIISTCYQYLGCAAAYYGDDTFYDMPNFISVQCFSSEQK; encoded by the coding sequence TTGAATATATACCAAGAAATAGCAATCCCTTTGATTCGAGTTTATCTAACCCTAGTATCTCTTTGTTTACCTTCTCTACTATTTGCCCAAAACTGGTCTGAAAAAGACTATGAAAGATATACGATTGCCGAATTTTACGAATTAGATGCTATTTATCAGCCCATCGACTTCGAACACATCGACAGGCCTCTTCTCCATGCAGCCATCTTTTACGTTACCAACGAAATGAGGCAAAAACGCAGATTGCCTTTGTTCAAACATTTGCCTACGGCAGAAAAAGTGGCTAAAGACCATGCAGACGATATGGTGAAATATGATTTTTACTCCCATTACAGTAAGGTGCCTGGTAAAAAATTTCTAACCGACCGCATGAAACTGGAGGGAATGGATCCTTATTGCTATGCTGAGAATATAAGTTCCAGTAATGGACTTCAATATGAATATGGTCGTAGGGTAAATCCTCCAGGCCCGAAAGGAGTTTTTACCTATGCTTCCAGATCAAGAAAGGAAGAGATTGTGCCTCATACCTATATTTCATTTGCTAGGTCTGTTTTGATTCTCTGGATGAATTCTCGAACTCATAAAAACAATATTATTAGTACCTGCTACCAGTACCTGGGATGCGCGGCTGCTTACTATGGAGATGACACTTTTTATGACATGCCTAACTTCATAAGCGTACAGTGTTTCAGTAGCGAACAAAAGTGA